A section of the Ruania halotolerans genome encodes:
- a CDS encoding ROK family transcriptional regulator: protein MSPLPAGSQTSLREANTALIVNAVKQYGGLTQVELTGATGLSAATVSTIVKELTRTGAVDTRPTSRSGRRAQMVTLARRTGLAAGVVVGHRTLRVLLGDFAHVVVADRSMPLPPEHPMDTVLDRIALLVVDMLELVGSELEELAGIGIGLPAPVDASTGMLSVRGILRGWDSEHIGDVMGKRLGRPVYVENDANLGALAEATLGHAREYADSVYVRASHGTGAGIMLGGRLHRGYGGTAGEIGHVQVNQLGQICRCGRRGCLDTVVGAEALTASLQISHGRLTFRDLIVRASDGDLGCARVVTDAGRTVGRVLAGLCQAVNPQMVTVGGELAECGDLFLQPLREALHEHALPNQVAPMEVHLARLGADAEPMGALLHVLQSTDLTGQLDPARGER, encoded by the coding sequence GTGAGCCCTTTGCCGGCGGGATCGCAGACCTCGTTGCGGGAGGCCAACACCGCCCTCATCGTCAACGCGGTCAAGCAGTACGGTGGGCTCACCCAGGTGGAGCTCACCGGGGCCACGGGCCTGTCCGCGGCCACCGTTTCCACGATCGTCAAGGAACTCACCCGCACCGGCGCCGTCGATACCCGGCCCACGTCCCGCAGCGGCCGGCGGGCCCAGATGGTCACTCTCGCCCGGCGCACCGGCCTGGCGGCCGGGGTGGTGGTGGGCCATCGCACGCTGCGTGTGCTCCTCGGGGACTTCGCGCACGTCGTGGTGGCGGACCGCTCCATGCCGCTGCCGCCGGAGCATCCGATGGACACCGTGCTGGACCGGATCGCGCTGCTCGTGGTGGACATGCTCGAACTCGTCGGTTCCGAACTGGAGGAACTCGCCGGGATCGGGATCGGCCTGCCTGCCCCGGTGGATGCCTCCACCGGCATGCTCTCCGTACGCGGCATCCTGCGCGGCTGGGACTCCGAGCACATCGGTGACGTGATGGGCAAGCGCCTCGGCCGGCCCGTCTACGTGGAGAACGATGCCAACCTCGGTGCGCTCGCGGAAGCCACGCTCGGGCATGCGCGTGAGTATGCGGACAGCGTGTATGTACGCGCTTCGCATGGCACCGGCGCGGGCATCATGCTCGGCGGCCGGCTGCACCGCGGGTACGGCGGCACGGCCGGGGAGATCGGCCATGTCCAGGTGAATCAGCTGGGCCAGATCTGCCGGTGCGGGCGGCGCGGCTGCCTGGACACGGTCGTGGGGGCGGAGGCACTGACGGCGTCACTGCAGATCAGTCACGGCCGGCTCACCTTCCGTGATCTGATCGTCCGGGCCTCCGACGGCGATCTTGGCTGCGCGCGTGTGGTCACCGATGCGGGGCGCACCGTGGGCCGGGTGCTCGCCGGCCTGTGCCAGGCCGTGAACCCGCAGATGGTGACCGTGGGCGGTGAGCTGGCCGAATGCGGGGATCTGTTCCTGCAGCCGCTACGGGAGGCCCTGCACGAACACGCACTGCCCAATCAGGTGGCGCCGATGGAGGTGCACCTGGCCCGTCTCGGCGCCGATGCCGAGCCGATGGGCGCGCTGCTGCACGTCCTGCAGTCCACCGATCTCACCGGGCAGCTGGATCCGGCCAGAGGGGAACGATGA
- a CDS encoding ATP-binding cassette domain-containing protein: MTTPPSAGIDNVPLLAAHGVTKRFRAVEALVDVTFEVHRREVVGLVGDNAAGKSTLAKIIAGALQPTAGLIEIDGAGVQIPSPSAAHQLGIATVFQDLALCENLDVTANLFLGRELAGSGLMHEGRMEQLTRSLLRDLRATIPSARTPLHQLSGGQRQAVAIARTLIGEPRLVVLDEPTAALSVAQTAEVLTLIERLRELGLGVIFISHNLNDVRAVCDRIEVLRHGRNNGTFSGGSVQQSDLIAAITGAPGYGPTAP; the protein is encoded by the coding sequence ATGACCACCCCGCCTTCCGCAGGTATCGACAACGTGCCGCTCCTTGCCGCGCACGGGGTCACGAAGCGCTTCCGTGCCGTGGAGGCACTGGTGGACGTCACCTTCGAGGTGCACCGCCGGGAGGTCGTGGGCCTGGTGGGTGACAATGCCGCCGGGAAATCGACCCTCGCGAAGATCATCGCCGGTGCACTCCAGCCCACGGCCGGGTTGATCGAGATCGATGGTGCAGGGGTGCAGATTCCGTCCCCCTCGGCGGCCCACCAGCTCGGCATCGCCACCGTGTTCCAGGATCTCGCCCTCTGCGAGAACCTGGACGTGACGGCGAATCTCTTCCTGGGACGTGAACTGGCCGGTTCGGGGCTGATGCACGAGGGCCGGATGGAGCAGCTCACCCGCTCCCTGCTGCGGGACCTGCGCGCGACGATCCCCTCCGCTCGCACGCCATTGCATCAGCTCTCCGGCGGCCAGCGCCAGGCCGTGGCGATCGCACGCACCCTGATCGGCGAACCGCGCCTGGTGGTGCTGGACGAGCCGACGGCGGCGCTGTCGGTGGCGCAGACGGCCGAGGTCCTCACGCTGATCGAACGCCTGCGCGAACTCGGGCTCGGCGTGATCTTCATCAGCCATAACCTCAACGATGTGCGCGCCGTGTGCGACAGGATCGAAGTGCTGCGGCACGGTCGGAACAACGGCACCTTCTCCGGTGGGTCGGTACAGCAATCGGACCTGATCGCCGCCATCACCGGAGCACCCGGATACGGGCCCACCGCACCCTGA
- the mmsB gene encoding multiple monosaccharide ABC transporter permease, protein MTQVANIWELASRNLRQSGIVLAFAAIVLLFTLLNPTFLSPGNLTNIVLQYSYILILAIGMVIVIIGGHIDLSVGSLVALTGAVAAVLVIRGGVPWWVGVLAAIAVGLLAGAWQGFWVAYVGIPAFIVTLAGMLLFRGLAWLVLDNISLSPFGGAYYQIANGFQNGLLGGAGFDVFTLVIFAIGVAGYAVSQWRARLAKLRYQQVVESMPLFVAKIVLVGAVVMWFAWQLAQSRGLPNVLILLAVLVIAYAILTQRSVFGRHVYAIGGNLHAAQLSGVRVKKVNFWIFVNMGFLAAIAGVVFSARMNGAQPSAGEMFELDAIAACFIGGAAVTGGVGRVTGAIVGGLIMAVMSNGMQLMGVDQSVQLVVKGLVLLLAVAFDVWNKKRAGIAR, encoded by the coding sequence ATGACTCAGGTCGCCAACATCTGGGAGCTCGCCTCCCGCAACCTGCGCCAGAGCGGCATCGTGCTGGCGTTCGCGGCCATCGTGCTGCTCTTCACCCTGCTGAACCCCACGTTCCTCTCCCCCGGGAACCTCACCAACATCGTGCTGCAGTACTCCTACATCCTGATCCTCGCGATCGGGATGGTGATCGTGATCATCGGCGGCCACATCGATCTCTCCGTGGGATCCCTCGTGGCACTGACCGGGGCCGTGGCCGCGGTGCTGGTGATCCGCGGTGGAGTGCCGTGGTGGGTGGGCGTCCTGGCGGCCATCGCCGTGGGCCTGCTCGCCGGTGCATGGCAGGGATTCTGGGTGGCCTACGTGGGCATTCCGGCGTTCATCGTGACCCTTGCGGGCATGCTGCTCTTCCGCGGACTCGCCTGGCTGGTGCTGGACAACATCTCCCTCTCCCCGTTCGGCGGCGCCTACTACCAGATCGCCAACGGCTTCCAGAACGGCCTGCTCGGCGGGGCAGGCTTCGACGTGTTCACCCTGGTGATCTTCGCGATCGGCGTGGCCGGGTACGCGGTGAGCCAGTGGCGCGCCCGCCTCGCGAAGCTGCGCTACCAGCAGGTGGTCGAGTCGATGCCGTTGTTCGTGGCGAAGATCGTCCTGGTGGGCGCAGTGGTGATGTGGTTCGCCTGGCAACTCGCGCAGAGCCGCGGTCTGCCGAATGTGCTGATCCTGCTCGCCGTGCTGGTGATCGCCTATGCGATCCTCACCCAGCGGTCGGTGTTCGGCCGGCACGTCTACGCCATCGGGGGCAATCTGCACGCCGCCCAGCTCTCCGGTGTGCGGGTGAAGAAGGTCAACTTCTGGATCTTCGTGAACATGGGCTTCCTCGCCGCGATCGCCGGTGTGGTGTTCTCCGCGCGGATGAATGGCGCCCAGCCGAGCGCCGGTGAAATGTTCGAACTCGACGCGATCGCTGCCTGCTTCATCGGTGGCGCCGCTGTCACCGGTGGTGTCGGCCGCGTGACGGGCGCCATCGTCGGCGGTCTGATCATGGCCGTGATGAGCAACGGCATGCAGCTGATGGGCGTGGACCAGTCGGTGCAGTTGGTCGTCAAGGGCCTCGTGCTACTGCTCGCCGTGGCCTTCGATGTGTGGAACAAGAAGCGCGCGGGCATCGCACGATGA
- a CDS encoding glycoside hydrolase family 127 protein: MTATSQTRAHAPWRPLGAEGARWRTGFWGGVARRTGEVTVPSMWEMLRDPAISPGLRNFRIAAGLEEGEHQGPPFMDGDTYKWLESAVVQLELAWDDELAARIDELGRLIASVQREDGYLHTPTAIAERQQQQVQALADRFNFETYNLGHLITVAVRHHAVTGSRTLLDVAEKAAGFLEMLATDKPTELAKSAICPSHYMAVIDLFRATANPRYLRLAEAFLRVRDEFDEGGDDNQDRIPVREQTVVTGHAVRANYLYAGLSDLVAETGDAELQTVLERLWQDVVQTKLYLTGGCGALYDGASPDGYPWQKEISRVHQAYGRAYQLPNTTAHNESCAHIGMIFWSERMLALRPEARYADVIETISYNALLASIGLDGASYFYTNPLRQVRDLPYPLRRSGDTALRPTPEPPPSDERLRQSYLSCFCCPPNIARTLAEMHERIASVGPDGLYVHQYGGSEIRGEHHGARVVLEESSQYPWDGAISFTVTEATGSVPIHLRIPGWSRGARIAVNGTPIDASEPSSYTRIERDWQAGDVLTLDLPMPVRLVRGHRLAEEVTNQVAVQRGPLVYCVESHELPDGVRLEQAAVRRGTHPVPVETTIAGERVIALETEIAVLPHTREELYDDLDDAPLQPATVRLIPYFAWSNRGPSEMSVWLPVVW; the protein is encoded by the coding sequence ATGACGGCCACATCCCAGACCCGCGCCCATGCGCCGTGGAGGCCCCTCGGTGCCGAGGGTGCCCGCTGGCGGACCGGCTTCTGGGGCGGCGTCGCGCGCCGGACCGGTGAGGTGACGGTCCCCTCGATGTGGGAGATGCTTCGCGATCCTGCGATCAGCCCCGGCCTGCGCAACTTCCGTATCGCCGCTGGTCTGGAGGAGGGCGAGCACCAGGGACCACCGTTCATGGACGGGGACACCTACAAATGGCTGGAGTCCGCCGTCGTGCAGCTCGAACTCGCCTGGGATGACGAGCTCGCCGCGCGGATCGACGAGCTCGGCCGCCTCATCGCCTCCGTGCAGCGCGAGGACGGGTACTTGCACACCCCGACCGCCATCGCCGAGCGCCAGCAGCAGCAGGTCCAGGCGCTCGCCGACCGCTTCAACTTCGAGACCTACAACCTCGGCCACCTCATCACCGTGGCCGTGCGCCACCACGCCGTCACCGGCTCCCGGACGCTCCTGGACGTCGCCGAGAAGGCCGCCGGTTTCCTGGAGATGCTGGCCACCGACAAGCCCACCGAGCTGGCGAAGTCGGCGATCTGCCCCTCCCACTACATGGCGGTCATCGACCTGTTCCGGGCCACCGCCAATCCCCGCTACCTGCGCCTGGCCGAGGCCTTCCTGCGGGTGCGCGACGAGTTCGACGAGGGCGGCGACGACAACCAGGACCGGATCCCGGTCCGGGAACAGACCGTGGTGACCGGGCACGCCGTGCGCGCCAATTACCTGTACGCGGGCCTGAGCGACCTCGTCGCCGAGACCGGGGACGCCGAACTGCAGACGGTGCTCGAGCGGCTGTGGCAGGACGTGGTCCAGACCAAGCTCTACCTCACCGGCGGCTGTGGCGCCCTCTACGACGGCGCCTCCCCGGACGGGTACCCCTGGCAGAAGGAGATCAGCCGGGTCCACCAGGCCTACGGCCGGGCCTATCAACTGCCCAACACGACGGCGCACAACGAGTCGTGCGCGCACATCGGCATGATCTTCTGGTCCGAGCGGATGCTGGCGCTGCGCCCCGAGGCGCGCTACGCCGACGTGATCGAGACGATCTCCTACAACGCCCTGCTGGCCAGTATCGGCCTCGACGGCGCCAGCTACTTCTACACCAACCCGCTGCGGCAGGTGCGCGACCTGCCCTACCCGCTGCGCCGGTCCGGTGACACCGCACTGCGTCCGACTCCGGAGCCGCCACCCTCGGACGAACGCCTCCGGCAGTCCTATCTCAGCTGCTTCTGCTGTCCGCCGAACATCGCCCGCACCCTCGCCGAGATGCATGAGCGCATCGCCTCGGTGGGCCCGGACGGCCTGTACGTACATCAGTACGGCGGCTCCGAGATCCGGGGCGAGCATCACGGGGCGCGGGTGGTGCTGGAGGAGAGTTCGCAGTACCCATGGGACGGCGCCATCTCCTTCACCGTCACCGAGGCCACCGGCAGCGTGCCGATCCACCTACGGATCCCGGGCTGGTCACGCGGGGCGCGGATCGCCGTCAACGGCACACCTATCGACGCGAGCGAGCCCTCCAGCTACACCCGTATCGAACGGGACTGGCAGGCCGGAGACGTACTCACGCTCGACCTGCCGATGCCGGTGCGCCTCGTGCGGGGCCATCGCCTCGCCGAGGAGGTCACCAACCAGGTGGCCGTACAGCGCGGGCCGCTCGTGTACTGCGTGGAAAGCCACGAACTGCCCGACGGCGTCCGGCTGGAGCAGGCCGCCGTGCGCCGCGGGACACATCCGGTCCCGGTGGAGACGACGATCGCCGGTGAGCGCGTCATTGCCCTGGAGACGGAGATCGCGGTCCTGCCGCACACCCGCGAGGAACTGTACGACGATCTCGATGACGCCCCCCTGCAGCCGGCCACCGTACGGCTGATCCCGTACTTCGCCTGGAGCAACCGCGGCCCCTCGGAAATGTCCGTCTGGCTGCCGGTGGTGTGGTGA
- the chvE gene encoding multiple monosaccharide ABC transporter substrate-binding protein: MRKYGLVALGTAGLLALSACAGEGAGSGDGGGDDAGSQAPEDILVGVSMPTQTSERWIADGEAVESGLTDAGYEVDLQFANDDIPTQSQQIDQMITTGADLLIIGAIDGTALSSQLEAAAAANIPVISYDRLIRDSEHVDFYVTFDNYQVGVQQATSLLVGLGLLNEDGSEGDAEGPFNIELFAGSLDDNNAHFFWDGAIETLQPYLDDGTLTVPSGQTDIEQAATLRWQQETAQKRMEDLLTAAYSDGTELHGVLSPYDGLSRGIITALQGVGMGPSIDEGLPIVTGQDAEIASVALIDQGVQFATIFKDTRKLAEQAVVSGEAFLAGEEPEANDTETYDNGVQIVPSYLLDSDIVYADNIESLLIDSGYWTADEVASGVAE, translated from the coding sequence ATGCGCAAGTACGGATTGGTGGCACTCGGCACGGCGGGCTTGCTCGCCCTGTCGGCGTGCGCAGGCGAAGGAGCCGGCAGCGGCGACGGTGGTGGTGATGACGCCGGGAGCCAGGCTCCCGAAGACATCCTGGTCGGCGTCTCGATGCCCACCCAGACCTCAGAACGCTGGATCGCCGACGGTGAGGCGGTCGAATCCGGGCTCACCGACGCCGGGTACGAGGTGGACCTGCAGTTCGCCAATGACGACATCCCCACGCAGTCCCAGCAGATCGACCAGATGATCACCACCGGAGCCGACCTGTTGATCATCGGCGCCATCGACGGCACCGCACTGAGCAGCCAGCTCGAGGCAGCCGCCGCGGCGAACATCCCGGTGATCTCCTACGACCGGCTCATCCGGGACAGCGAGCACGTGGACTTCTACGTCACCTTCGACAACTATCAGGTGGGCGTCCAGCAGGCCACCTCGCTGCTGGTGGGCCTGGGTCTGCTGAACGAGGACGGCAGTGAGGGCGATGCCGAGGGTCCGTTCAACATCGAGCTGTTCGCCGGTTCGCTGGACGACAACAATGCGCACTTCTTCTGGGATGGTGCGATCGAGACGCTGCAGCCCTATCTGGATGACGGCACGCTGACCGTCCCCTCAGGGCAGACCGATATCGAGCAGGCGGCAACGCTACGGTGGCAGCAGGAGACTGCCCAGAAGCGCATGGAAGATCTGCTCACCGCCGCCTACAGTGACGGCACCGAGCTGCACGGGGTGCTTTCTCCCTATGACGGTCTCTCCCGCGGCATCATCACCGCTCTGCAGGGAGTCGGGATGGGGCCCTCGATCGACGAGGGGCTGCCCATCGTGACCGGTCAGGACGCAGAGATCGCCTCGGTGGCGTTGATCGACCAGGGTGTGCAGTTCGCCACCATCTTCAAGGACACCCGCAAACTGGCCGAGCAGGCCGTGGTCAGCGGTGAGGCCTTCCTCGCCGGCGAGGAGCCGGAAGCGAATGACACCGAGACCTATGACAACGGTGTGCAGATCGTGCCCTCGTATCTGCTGGATTCGGACATCGTCTACGCCGACAACATCGAGTCACTGCTGATCGACTCCGGTTACTGGACCGCCGACGAGGTCGCCTCGGGCGTGGCCGAGTAG
- a CDS encoding RuBisCO large subunit C-terminal-like domain-containing protein has product MATDHVVATYAIETSLPLERAAEVLAGEQSTGTFVRVERESDSVRARFAAQVESLEELPLTGASPLPGTVGDPAARRRALLRIRFPLSNFGPSLPNLMAAVAGNLFEIKELGAIKLVDLDLPGAFAERYRGPQFGMAGTRRLVSRPDGALLGTIVKPSIGLSPAELAELVGDLAEGGIDFIKDDELQGNGPHAPLAERIKAVMPVLNGHAERTGVKPMYAFNITDDIDQLERNHDMVLEAGGTCIMVCVANIGLAGLEYIRRRSQLPIHGHRAGFGAISRSEQVGIAFRAWQKLARMSGVDHLHTNGISNKFYESDAEVLAAISAVQEPLLGTTPAVPVLSSGQWGGLAHATHQAVGNTDLLVLSGGGIHGHPDGVRAGVDSMRQAWASAAAGESVEDALRASEPLRRAVERFGPARV; this is encoded by the coding sequence ATGGCAACCGACCATGTTGTTGCGACGTACGCCATCGAGACCTCACTGCCACTTGAGCGAGCGGCTGAAGTGCTGGCCGGCGAACAGTCCACCGGCACCTTCGTGCGGGTCGAACGCGAATCGGACTCGGTCCGCGCCCGGTTCGCCGCCCAGGTGGAAAGCCTGGAGGAACTGCCGCTGACGGGCGCATCCCCACTGCCCGGCACTGTGGGCGATCCGGCAGCTCGGCGGCGAGCCCTGCTGCGCATCCGTTTCCCGCTGAGCAACTTCGGTCCGTCGCTACCGAACCTGATGGCCGCAGTGGCCGGCAACCTGTTCGAGATCAAGGAGCTCGGCGCGATCAAGCTGGTCGACCTCGATCTGCCCGGCGCCTTCGCCGAGCGCTATCGGGGGCCGCAGTTCGGGATGGCAGGCACGAGGCGGCTCGTCTCCCGGCCGGACGGAGCCTTGCTGGGCACGATCGTCAAACCCAGTATCGGGTTGAGTCCTGCCGAGCTGGCCGAGCTGGTGGGAGACCTCGCCGAGGGCGGGATCGACTTCATCAAGGATGACGAGCTGCAGGGCAACGGCCCGCACGCGCCGCTGGCCGAGCGCATCAAGGCCGTGATGCCGGTGCTGAACGGGCACGCCGAGCGCACGGGTGTGAAGCCGATGTACGCCTTCAACATCACCGACGACATCGACCAGCTCGAACGCAACCACGACATGGTCCTCGAGGCCGGTGGTACCTGCATCATGGTGTGCGTCGCGAACATCGGACTCGCCGGTCTGGAGTACATCCGCCGCCGCTCACAGCTGCCCATCCACGGGCATCGTGCCGGCTTCGGCGCCATCAGCCGCTCCGAGCAGGTCGGCATCGCGTTCCGGGCGTGGCAGAAGCTGGCACGCATGAGCGGTGTGGACCACTTGCACACCAACGGCATCTCGAACAAGTTCTACGAATCCGACGCCGAAGTGCTCGCGGCGATCTCCGCCGTCCAGGAGCCGCTCCTGGGGACGACTCCTGCCGTTCCCGTGCTCTCCTCCGGTCAGTGGGGCGGCCTGGCACACGCCACGCATCAGGCGGTGGGCAATACCGACCTGCTGGTGCTCTCCGGCGGCGGGATCCACGGGCACCCCGACGGCGTCCGCGCCGGAGTGGACAGCATGCGGCAGGCGTGGGCGTCGGCCGCGGCGGGTGAGAGTGTGGAGGATGCGCTCCGTGCCTCCGAACCGCTACGACGGGCGGTTGAACGCTTCGGGCCGGCCCGTGTCTGA
- the mmsA gene encoding multiple monosaccharide ABC transporter ATP-binding protein, with protein MALPILEMRDITKTFPGVKALANVTLTVTDGEIHAICGENGAGKSTLMKVLSGVYPHGTYEGEIVLDGEPVEFGSINDSESRGIVIIHQELALIPHLTVAENIFLGNERRGTGGLIDWNRTNSEAADLLHQVGLHENPTTPIHQLGVGKQQLIEIAKALSKDVRLLILDEPTAALNDNDSAHLLDLLRALRERGITSIMISHKLNEIADIADRTTIIRDGLTIETIDMADPDSTQERIIRGMVGRDLSHRYPTREHQIGDEIFRIDNWTVEHPTQHGRHVVEDATLNVRAGEVVGIAGLMGAGRTELAMSVFGRTYGRYVSGQVTLHGAPISTATVAQAIRAGIAYATEDRKVYGLNLIDDVRRNISAAGLHQLATRGWVNGNAELQVAQEYRANMNIKTPHVLTTVGQLSGGNQQKVVLSKWIYTDPDVLILDEPTRGIDVGAKFEIYTIINAMVAAGKAVIVISSELPELLGICDRIYTLAFGRITGEVPVAEASQEQLMHLMTMERELVS; from the coding sequence ATGGCCCTCCCCATCCTCGAGATGAGGGACATCACGAAGACGTTCCCCGGCGTGAAGGCGCTCGCGAACGTCACCCTCACCGTGACGGACGGCGAGATCCACGCCATCTGTGGCGAGAACGGCGCCGGCAAGTCCACCCTGATGAAGGTGCTTTCGGGCGTCTACCCGCACGGCACCTACGAGGGTGAGATCGTGCTGGACGGCGAGCCGGTGGAATTCGGGTCGATCAATGACTCCGAGTCCCGCGGCATCGTCATCATCCATCAGGAGCTCGCCCTCATCCCCCACCTCACCGTGGCGGAGAACATCTTCCTCGGCAACGAACGGCGCGGCACCGGCGGTCTGATCGACTGGAACCGCACCAATTCCGAGGCCGCTGACCTCCTGCACCAGGTGGGCCTGCACGAGAACCCCACCACGCCGATCCATCAGCTCGGCGTGGGCAAGCAGCAGCTCATCGAGATCGCGAAGGCGCTCTCCAAGGATGTGCGACTGCTCATCCTGGACGAGCCCACCGCCGCGTTGAACGACAACGACTCCGCGCACCTGCTGGACCTGCTCCGAGCACTCCGCGAGCGCGGCATCACCTCGATCATGATCTCGCACAAACTGAACGAGATCGCCGACATCGCCGACCGGACCACGATCATCCGGGACGGACTCACGATCGAGACCATCGATATGGCCGATCCGGACTCCACCCAGGAACGGATCATCCGCGGCATGGTGGGCCGCGACCTCTCCCACCGGTATCCCACGCGTGAGCACCAGATCGGCGACGAGATCTTCCGCATCGACAACTGGACTGTGGAGCACCCCACCCAGCACGGCCGCCACGTGGTGGAAGACGCCACACTGAACGTGCGTGCTGGAGAAGTGGTGGGGATCGCCGGCCTGATGGGTGCCGGGCGCACCGAGCTCGCAATGAGCGTGTTCGGGCGCACCTACGGTCGGTACGTGAGCGGCCAGGTCACCTTGCACGGCGCACCCATTTCGACGGCGACCGTGGCACAGGCCATTCGCGCCGGGATCGCGTACGCCACCGAGGATCGCAAGGTGTACGGGCTCAACCTCATCGATGATGTGCGCCGCAACATCTCCGCTGCGGGTCTGCATCAGCTCGCCACGCGCGGGTGGGTGAACGGCAATGCCGAGTTGCAGGTGGCGCAGGAGTACCGCGCGAACATGAACATCAAAACACCCCACGTGCTGACCACCGTCGGTCAGCTCTCGGGCGGGAACCAGCAGAAGGTCGTGCTGAGCAAGTGGATCTACACCGATCCGGACGTCCTTATCCTCGACGAACCCACTCGCGGGATCGACGTGGGCGCGAAGTTCGAGATTTACACCATCATCAATGCGATGGTCGCGGCCGGGAAGGCGGTCATCGTGATCTCCTCCGAGCTGCCCGAGTTGCTCGGGATCTGCGATCGCATCTACACATTGGCCTTCGGCCGCATCACCGGTGAGGTCCCGGTGGCCGAGGCCAGTCAGGAGCAGCTCATGCACCTGATGACCATGGAAAGGGAGCTCGTGTCATGA
- a CDS encoding four-carbon acid sugar kinase family protein, producing the protein MPPNRYDGRLNASGRPVSDLRAGFYGDDFTGSVDALLQFSRRGWSGRLFTGLPSAGELADAADGCDVVGVAGIARSLPAEALEDEVRPALTALAALKPHVVQYKACSTVDSSPTIGSLGRVLEIGRDVVGEQTVPLLFAQPDFGRYTLFGHHFAAEGDQVYRLDRQPTMSTHPSTPMTESDVAAHLRRQTDLRIGHVPMTAYTGAGAVVRRLRESDSAALVLDAFDDDHLTLLGRALLDLPGPLFAIGSGGLSHALAAADPGRAGALARATPERGPVLVVSGSRSAQTRRQIDAAARAGWFSAAMPVDAGARTALVERVLAALAAGQSVALSSDDADVSGLDPDAVLPALARAAAEVVTHAVRAHAVRRVIVCGGDTSSRVTTLLGVQSLSIAANPMGNVVVLRAHSADPDIDGLELLLKGGQVGDLDLFETIRSLDTTN; encoded by the coding sequence GTGCCTCCGAACCGCTACGACGGGCGGTTGAACGCTTCGGGCCGGCCCGTGTCTGACCTTCGGGCCGGCTTCTACGGAGACGACTTCACCGGCAGCGTCGACGCCCTGCTGCAGTTCAGCCGTCGCGGATGGTCGGGCCGCCTGTTCACGGGTCTACCCAGTGCCGGTGAGCTCGCCGACGCCGCGGACGGCTGCGATGTGGTGGGCGTGGCCGGAATCGCGAGATCCCTCCCGGCTGAGGCGCTGGAGGATGAGGTTCGCCCGGCATTGACGGCGCTCGCGGCCCTGAAACCGCACGTGGTGCAGTACAAAGCGTGCTCGACGGTGGACTCCTCCCCGACCATCGGCAGCCTGGGGCGCGTTCTCGAGATCGGACGGGACGTCGTCGGGGAGCAGACCGTGCCCCTGCTGTTCGCACAGCCCGATTTCGGTCGGTACACCCTGTTCGGGCATCACTTCGCCGCGGAGGGCGATCAGGTCTACCGGCTCGACCGCCAGCCCACGATGTCAACGCACCCGAGCACTCCGATGACGGAGTCGGATGTTGCCGCGCACCTGCGGCGGCAGACAGACCTGCGGATCGGCCATGTGCCGATGACCGCCTACACCGGTGCCGGTGCCGTGGTGCGCCGGCTCCGCGAGTCCGACTCTGCGGCCCTCGTGCTGGATGCGTTCGATGACGATCACCTGACGCTCCTCGGCCGGGCTCTGCTCGACCTGCCCGGGCCGCTGTTCGCGATCGGTTCGGGCGGTCTCTCCCATGCCTTGGCCGCCGCGGACCCCGGGCGGGCCGGCGCGCTGGCACGGGCGACCCCGGAACGCGGGCCGGTGCTCGTGGTCTCCGGAAGTCGATCCGCGCAGACCCGGCGTCAGATCGACGCGGCCGCTCGTGCCGGGTGGTTCAGTGCCGCGATGCCGGTGGACGCTGGTGCTCGAACGGCCCTGGTGGAACGAGTCCTGGCCGCGCTCGCGGCCGGGCAGAGTGTGGCATTGAGCTCCGACGACGCGGACGTCTCGGGCCTTGACCCTGACGCCGTACTTCCCGCGCTCGCCCGCGCCGCGGCGGAGGTGGTCACCCACGCGGTGCGCGCCCATGCTGTGCGCCGGGTGATCGTCTGCGGCGGTGACACCTCCAGCCGGGTCACCACACTGCTCGGCGTCCAATCGCTCTCCATCGCGGCGAACCCCATGGGGAACGTGGTGGTGCTGCGCGCGCACTCCGCGGATCCGGACATCGACGGCCTGGAGCTCCTGCTCAAGGGCGGCCAGGTGGGTGATCTCGATCTGTTCGAGACGATCCGCAGCCTCGACACCACGAACTGA